The following are encoded in a window of Arthrobacter antioxidans genomic DNA:
- a CDS encoding zinc-dependent metalloprotease yields the protein MSRNESATPRPQLVNWDLAASTAASLTPAGPTMTPADINRAVENMRHLAGVSVNHVHAISRLDAARDLRDSELLVVDRASWSRANSQSFRALMEPALDQLAATRPEVLKSASLTLGGTVTGAQLGAILAFLSSKVLGQYDPFVPPRTGLGGRLMLVAPNIISVERELNVDPSDFRLWVCLHEQTHRVQFAAAPWLKDHMTSHIGQLTSGLMDQADTLSERLGAAVRNITAAKARSRGEVVAREEGAGTEGVPPRPAGVLSLLQAPEDKALLSHLTAVMSLLEGHANVVMDGVDGSIVPSVKTIRRRFNARGKSRGPLEKIIRQLMGLDAKMRQYSDGSKFVRRVVSQTGMDGFNAVWESESHLPTEREIHAPDEWIDRMSLRRHG from the coding sequence ATGTCCAGGAACGAGTCAGCCACGCCCCGCCCGCAGCTGGTCAACTGGGATCTCGCGGCCTCCACGGCCGCGTCCCTGACCCCCGCCGGACCCACCATGACACCGGCCGACATCAACCGTGCAGTCGAGAACATGCGCCACCTCGCGGGCGTGTCCGTGAACCATGTCCACGCGATCTCGCGGCTCGACGCGGCGCGGGACCTGCGGGACTCCGAACTGCTGGTCGTGGACCGCGCCTCCTGGTCCCGGGCCAATTCGCAGAGCTTCCGCGCCCTCATGGAACCCGCGCTGGACCAGCTCGCCGCAACGAGGCCCGAGGTCCTGAAGTCCGCGTCCCTGACCCTCGGCGGGACCGTGACGGGGGCGCAGCTCGGCGCGATCCTCGCGTTCCTCTCCAGCAAGGTCCTCGGGCAGTACGACCCGTTCGTGCCGCCGCGCACCGGGCTGGGCGGCCGGCTCATGCTCGTGGCCCCGAACATCATCTCGGTGGAGCGGGAACTGAACGTGGACCCGTCCGACTTCCGGCTCTGGGTCTGCCTCCACGAGCAGACGCACCGGGTGCAGTTCGCGGCAGCGCCCTGGCTGAAGGACCACATGACCAGCCATATCGGGCAGCTGACCTCGGGCCTGATGGACCAGGCGGACACGCTCTCCGAACGGCTCGGCGCCGCGGTCAGGAACATCACCGCCGCCAAGGCCCGCTCCCGCGGCGAGGTCGTGGCGCGCGAGGAGGGTGCAGGGACCGAGGGTGTGCCGCCGCGGCCCGCCGGCGTGCTCTCCCTCCTGCAGGCCCCGGAGGACAAGGCGCTGCTGTCCCACCTCACCGCCGTCATGAGCCTGCTCGAGGGCCACGCGAACGTCGTGATGGACGGCGTCGACGGCAGCATCGTCCCGTCCGTCAAGACCATCCGCCGGCGCTTCAACGCCCGCGGCAAGTCCCGCGGCCCCCTGGAGAAGATCATCCGGCAGCTGATGGGGCTGGACGCGAAGATGCGCCAGTACAGCGACGGCTCGAAGTTCGTCCGGAGGGTCGTCAGCCAGACCGGGATGGACGGCTTCAACGCGGTGTGGGAGTCGGAGTCGCACCTGCCCACCGAGCGGGAGATCCACGCGCCCGACGAGTGGATCGACAGGATGAGCCTGCGGCGACATGGCTAG
- the tilS gene encoding tRNA lysidine(34) synthetase TilS produces the protein MARRPRLLPAVGTARNLLAASLEGLLAEPARPGGHPGGADGTPSAPGDLPLVLVACSGGPDSLALAAVAAHLAHTGRCRVGAVVVDHGLQAGSAGTAERAAAAARGLGLDPVEVCRVTVERDGMGPEAAARGARYAALDDAASRLGALAVLLGHTLDDQAEQVLLGLARGSGTRSLAGMPERRGPYLRPFLELRRADTEAICAFYGLDPWHDPTNLDPSYARSRVRAEVLPFLEDQLGPGIARALARTARILGQDADLLEQLSADAYASLRTEGDDGTVLLPEEGLRSLPAALRQRVLALAALELGAFQPSFERLRAAESLLDRKGSAGPVQLGGKVSVHRQVRGRSVLRGQPSYGSLVLRNNGSNNGPGVKQFRRPNQE, from the coding sequence ATGGCTAGGCGCCCGCGCCTGCTCCCGGCGGTCGGCACCGCACGCAACCTGCTCGCCGCGAGCCTCGAGGGACTCCTCGCGGAGCCCGCGCGGCCGGGCGGGCACCCCGGTGGAGCCGACGGGACGCCGTCGGCCCCCGGGGACCTGCCGCTGGTCCTCGTCGCGTGCAGCGGTGGCCCGGACTCGCTGGCCCTCGCCGCGGTCGCGGCCCACCTCGCGCACACCGGGCGGTGCCGCGTGGGCGCCGTCGTCGTCGACCACGGACTGCAGGCCGGCAGTGCCGGGACGGCCGAGCGGGCCGCCGCCGCCGCCCGGGGTCTCGGACTCGACCCGGTCGAGGTGTGCCGCGTCACCGTGGAGCGCGACGGCATGGGCCCGGAGGCCGCGGCGCGCGGCGCCCGCTACGCCGCGCTCGACGACGCCGCCTCCCGGCTCGGGGCGCTCGCCGTGCTGCTCGGCCACACGCTCGACGACCAGGCGGAGCAGGTGCTGCTCGGCCTCGCCCGCGGTTCCGGCACCCGGTCCCTGGCCGGCATGCCCGAGCGCCGCGGACCCTACCTCCGGCCGTTCCTCGAACTGCGCCGGGCCGACACCGAGGCGATCTGCGCCTTCTACGGCCTCGACCCGTGGCACGACCCCACCAACCTCGACCCCTCCTACGCGCGGTCCCGCGTCCGCGCTGAGGTGCTGCCGTTCCTCGAGGACCAGCTGGGGCCGGGCATCGCCCGGGCGCTGGCGCGGACGGCACGCATCCTCGGGCAGGACGCCGACCTCCTGGAGCAGCTGAGCGCCGACGCGTACGCCTCCCTGCGCACCGAGGGCGACGACGGCACGGTGCTCCTGCCGGAGGAGGGCCTGAGGTCGCTGCCCGCTGCGCTCCGCCAGCGCGTCCTCGCGCTCGCGGCCCTCGAGCTCGGCGCGTTCCAGCCGAGCTTCGAGCGGCTCCGCGCGGCCGAGTCGCTGCTGGACCGGAAGGGTTCGGCCGGTCCGGTGCAGCTGGGCGGGAAGGTGAGCGTGCACCGCCAGGTGCGCGGGCGATCGGTTCTCCGGGGACAACCAAGCTATGGCAGTCTTGTTCTACGGAACAATGGCAGCAACAACGGTCCCGGCGTGAAGCAGTTCCGCCG